A DNA window from Ornithinimicrobium humiphilum contains the following coding sequences:
- a CDS encoding MFS transporter, which yields MSPVQSYQRLFALTGPLYVLIAFVGRIPLAMSQIASLLAVTAATGSYTAGGVTAGALAVANAIGAPVAGGLTDRLGQRPVLLVQSVVGTLGLGVLAWMTLVHDPSAAWWPLPVVAAVGGAFVPQVGTMARVRWRPISRRRSDDPRVMDAAFSYEGAADEASFVIGPALVGLVAAVSAPVISLVVAAVLLGAFGTWFALHPTGSLVGPAPASATRAARLLTPALVLLAATQLSIGMVFGSVQTGTSVLATQAGMPGMTGLLHGLLGVGSVLAGLAVVAVPETFPHARRLRLFTGALLVLSLPLLLVDTLTGLTLALLALGFAIAPSMITTFALAERSTPARRLGAAMTLLAAATGAGYAVGAGLAGRLADLAGHRPAFAVTVGATVLAFTLALAGSRLLRRAPAEATSGVADAAAEQETVPASA from the coding sequence TTGTCACCCGTTCAGTCCTACCAGCGCCTCTTCGCGCTCACCGGGCCCCTCTACGTCCTGATCGCCTTCGTCGGCCGCATCCCGCTGGCGATGTCGCAGATCGCCTCGCTGCTGGCCGTCACGGCGGCCACCGGGTCCTACACCGCCGGTGGCGTGACCGCCGGCGCGCTCGCCGTCGCCAACGCGATCGGTGCCCCCGTCGCCGGTGGTCTGACCGACCGCCTCGGCCAGCGCCCGGTGCTGCTCGTGCAGAGCGTCGTCGGCACCCTCGGCCTGGGCGTCCTGGCCTGGATGACCCTCGTCCACGACCCGTCGGCGGCCTGGTGGCCGCTGCCCGTCGTCGCGGCCGTCGGTGGTGCCTTCGTGCCGCAGGTCGGCACCATGGCCCGCGTCCGCTGGCGCCCGATCAGCCGTCGCCGCAGCGACGACCCGCGCGTCATGGACGCCGCCTTCTCCTACGAGGGCGCTGCTGACGAGGCCTCCTTCGTCATCGGCCCGGCGCTCGTCGGCCTGGTCGCAGCCGTCTCGGCCCCGGTCATCTCGCTCGTCGTCGCCGCCGTGCTGCTCGGCGCCTTCGGCACCTGGTTCGCGCTGCACCCGACCGGCTCCCTCGTCGGCCCGGCGCCCGCCAGCGCCACCAGGGCCGCGCGCCTGCTGACCCCGGCGCTGGTGCTGCTCGCCGCCACCCAGCTCTCGATCGGCATGGTCTTCGGCTCGGTCCAGACCGGCACCTCGGTGCTGGCGACGCAGGCGGGCATGCCCGGCATGACCGGCCTGCTCCACGGCCTGCTCGGCGTCGGCAGCGTGCTCGCCGGCCTCGCGGTCGTCGCGGTGCCCGAGACCTTCCCGCACGCCCGCCGGCTGCGCCTCTTCACCGGCGCGCTGCTGGTGCTGAGCCTGCCGCTGCTGCTGGTCGACACCCTGACCGGGCTCACCCTGGCGCTGCTGGCCCTCGGCTTCGCGATCGCCCCGTCGATGATCACGACCTTCGCCCTCGCCGAGCGCTCCACCCCCGCCCGCCGCCTGGGTGCCGCCATGACGCTGCTGGCCGCGGCGACCGGTGCCGGCTACGCGGTCGGCGCCGGCCTCGCGGGTCGCCTCGCGGACCTGGCCGGGCACCGTCCTGCCTTCGCGGTGACGGTCGGCGCGACGGTGCTGGCCTTCACGCTCGCGCTCGCCGGGTCGCGGCTGCTGCGCCGGGCCCCGGCGGAGGCCACCTCTGGTGTCGCCGACGCCGCTGCCGAGCAGGAGACGGTCCCCGCCTCCGCCTGA
- a CDS encoding glycine C-acetyltransferase, with protein MYDVQDQLRAELEQIEADGLTKRERLITTPQSAHIGTTAGDALNFCANNYLGLADHPEIVAAAHEALDEWGFGMASVRFICGTQTQHRELERAIADFVGTDDAILFPSCFDANGGIFEVLLGPEDAVISDELNHASIIDGVRLCKAQRYRYANRDMADLRAQLEAAQDARRTLIVTDGAFSMDGYLAPLQEICDLAEEFGAMVMVDDSHATGFVGEKGRGSHEACGVMDRVDILTGTLGKALGGGSGGYVAAHQEIVDLLKQRARPYLFSNAVAPAVVAGSLRALQLARDSDEPRRVLRRNAELFRSLMTEAGFELLPGEHAIVPVMFPGEDGARRASQIADAMLAKGVYVIAFSFPVVPRGRARIRVQLSAAHSEEDVRACVRAFVEARDEVG; from the coding sequence ATGTACGACGTTCAAGACCAGCTGCGCGCCGAGCTGGAGCAGATCGAGGCCGACGGCCTCACCAAGCGCGAGCGGCTCATCACCACGCCCCAGTCCGCCCACATCGGGACCACGGCCGGGGACGCGCTCAACTTCTGCGCCAACAACTACCTCGGCCTGGCCGACCACCCCGAGATCGTCGCCGCCGCGCACGAGGCGCTCGACGAGTGGGGCTTCGGCATGGCGTCGGTGCGCTTCATCTGCGGCACGCAGACCCAGCACCGCGAGCTCGAGCGGGCGATCGCCGACTTCGTCGGGACCGACGACGCGATCCTCTTCCCCTCCTGCTTCGACGCCAACGGCGGCATCTTCGAGGTGCTGCTCGGCCCGGAGGACGCGGTGATCTCCGACGAGCTCAACCACGCCTCGATCATCGACGGCGTGCGGCTGTGCAAGGCGCAGCGCTACCGCTACGCGAACCGCGACATGGCCGACCTGCGCGCCCAGCTCGAGGCCGCCCAGGACGCGCGCCGCACGCTGATCGTCACCGACGGCGCCTTCTCGATGGACGGCTACCTCGCGCCGCTGCAGGAGATCTGCGACCTCGCCGAGGAGTTCGGCGCGATGGTCATGGTCGACGACTCCCACGCCACCGGCTTCGTCGGCGAGAAGGGCCGCGGCTCGCACGAGGCCTGCGGCGTCATGGACCGGGTCGACATCCTCACGGGGACGCTCGGCAAGGCCCTCGGCGGTGGCTCCGGCGGGTATGTCGCCGCGCACCAGGAGATCGTCGACCTGCTCAAGCAGCGGGCCCGCCCCTACCTGTTCTCCAACGCCGTCGCCCCGGCCGTCGTCGCCGGCTCGCTGCGGGCGCTGCAGCTGGCCCGCGACTCCGACGAGCCGCGCCGGGTGCTGCGCCGCAACGCCGAGCTCTTCCGCAGCCTCATGACCGAGGCCGGCTTCGAGCTGCTGCCCGGCGAGCACGCGATCGTGCCGGTCATGTTCCCCGGCGAGGACGGCGCCCGCCGCGCCTCGCAGATCGCCGACGCCATGCTGGCCAAGGGCGTCTACGTCATCGCCTTCTCCTTCCCGGTCGTGCCCCGGGGCAGGGCGCGCATCCGCGTCCAGCTCTCGGCGGCGCACTCGGAGGAGGACGTGCGCGCCTGCGTGCGGGCCTTCGTCGAGGCGCGCGACGAGGTCGGCTGA
- the tdh gene encoding L-threonine 3-dehydrogenase has translation MRALVKPHAGPGLELREVPEPDPGPGEVKIRVLRAGLCGTDLHIEGWDDWAASMLRPPLVVGHEFYGEIVELGEGVPTDDRYGLAVGQRVSVEGHVICGTCRNCRAGRQQMCVRTSNLGVNRDGAFADYVVVPHTNVWVQPDLIDPDLGALFDPLGNAVHTALSFPLTGEDVLITGAGPIGVMAAAVARHAGARYVVVTDLSDSRLQLARKAGADVVVNVGRERIVEAQRQLGMAEGFDVALEMSGSPHAVRELIENCTHGAKVALLGLPPESFAIDWGKVITHMLTLKGIYGREMYDTWYKMTFMLQTSEQLRDRVRSVITHRFPAEQWADAFEAARSGEVGKVIMDWS, from the coding sequence ATGCGTGCACTCGTGAAACCCCATGCTGGACCGGGACTGGAGCTGAGGGAGGTGCCGGAGCCGGACCCGGGCCCCGGCGAGGTCAAGATCCGGGTGCTGCGGGCCGGCCTGTGCGGCACCGACCTGCACATCGAGGGCTGGGACGACTGGGCCGCCTCGATGCTGCGGCCGCCGCTCGTGGTGGGTCACGAGTTCTACGGCGAGATCGTCGAGCTCGGCGAGGGCGTGCCCACCGACGACCGCTACGGCCTGGCCGTCGGGCAGCGCGTCTCGGTCGAGGGCCACGTCATCTGCGGCACCTGCCGCAACTGCCGCGCCGGCCGTCAGCAGATGTGCGTGCGCACCTCCAACCTCGGCGTCAACCGCGACGGCGCCTTCGCCGACTACGTCGTCGTGCCGCACACCAACGTCTGGGTGCAGCCCGACCTCATCGACCCCGACCTCGGCGCCCTCTTCGACCCGCTCGGCAACGCCGTGCACACCGCGCTGTCCTTCCCGTTGACCGGCGAGGACGTGCTCATCACCGGCGCCGGCCCCATCGGCGTCATGGCCGCCGCGGTCGCCCGCCACGCCGGCGCCCGCTACGTCGTCGTCACCGACCTGTCCGACTCGCGCCTGCAGCTGGCCCGCAAGGCCGGTGCCGACGTCGTCGTCAACGTCGGCCGCGAGCGCATCGTCGAGGCGCAGCGCCAGCTCGGGATGGCCGAGGGCTTCGACGTCGCCCTGGAGATGTCGGGCAGCCCGCACGCGGTGCGCGAGCTCATCGAGAACTGCACCCACGGCGCCAAGGTCGCGCTGCTCGGGCTGCCGCCGGAGTCGTTCGCGATCGACTGGGGCAAGGTCATCACGCACATGCTCACGCTCAAGGGCATCTACGGCCGGGAGATGTACGACACCTGGTACAAGATGACCTTCATGCTGCAGACGTCCGAGCAGCTGCGAGACCGGGTGCGCTCGGTCATCACCCACCGCTTCCCCGCCGAGCAGTGGGCGGACGCCTTCGAGGCCGCCCGCTCCGGCGAGGTCGGCAAGGTCATCATGGACTGGAGCTGA
- a CDS encoding YihY/virulence factor BrkB family protein → MSEKQQTLGRPRDEDEFEQAAERGPDAPTDLPRPHWKSVLKRTVTEFGEDGGSDLAAALTYFAIMSLAPMLLALTTVLGILGQGQATQTAVEDMAGELGLQQETVDTVVGFLDSIGQAEGSFVLLVVGVLGALWSASNYVNAFSRMMNKIYEIEEGRPVWKLRPWLLLLTVVVLVLLIVMVLSITLSGAVADAVFGVVGLSGTVTTVWNIAKWPFLVVMLMLIVALLYWGTPNVRQPTFRWLSPGAALAVVVAIVAAAGFGIYVLNFGNYNRTYGAIGGVIVLLLLIFIINNVLVLGAELDAELERGRELAAGMPAEETIQLPPRDTKGTEKKLKKAEEIVREARQLRMEAERDLGEAGHEPGLPGRGRDRDPD, encoded by the coding sequence GTGAGCGAGAAGCAGCAGACCCTGGGCCGGCCCCGGGACGAGGACGAGTTCGAGCAGGCGGCCGAGCGCGGCCCCGACGCCCCGACCGACCTGCCCCGGCCCCACTGGAAGAGCGTGCTCAAGCGCACGGTCACCGAGTTCGGCGAGGACGGCGGCTCCGACCTCGCCGCCGCGCTGACCTACTTCGCGATCATGTCGCTGGCGCCGATGCTGCTGGCGCTGACGACGGTGCTCGGCATCCTCGGGCAGGGCCAGGCGACCCAGACCGCCGTCGAGGACATGGCCGGCGAGCTCGGGCTCCAGCAGGAGACGGTGGACACCGTCGTCGGCTTCCTCGACAGCATCGGGCAGGCCGAGGGCTCTTTCGTCCTGCTTGTCGTCGGTGTGCTCGGCGCGCTGTGGTCGGCGTCCAACTACGTCAACGCCTTCAGCCGCATGATGAACAAGATCTACGAGATCGAGGAGGGGCGCCCGGTCTGGAAGCTGCGCCCCTGGCTGCTGCTGCTCACCGTCGTCGTGCTCGTGCTGCTGATCGTCATGGTCCTCTCGATCACGCTGTCCGGAGCGGTCGCGGACGCGGTCTTCGGCGTCGTCGGGCTCTCCGGCACGGTGACGACCGTCTGGAACATCGCCAAGTGGCCGTTCCTCGTCGTCATGCTCATGCTCATCGTGGCGCTGCTCTACTGGGGCACCCCCAACGTGCGGCAGCCCACGTTCCGTTGGCTCAGCCCGGGCGCCGCGCTCGCGGTCGTGGTCGCGATCGTCGCCGCGGCCGGCTTCGGGATCTACGTCCTCAACTTCGGCAACTACAACCGCACCTACGGCGCCATCGGTGGTGTCATCGTGCTGCTGCTGCTGATCTTCATCATCAACAACGTCCTGGTGCTCGGCGCCGAGCTGGACGCCGAGCTGGAGCGCGGCCGTGAGCTCGCCGCCGGGATGCCGGCGGAGGAGACGATCCAGCTGCCGCCGCGCGACACCAAGGGCACCGAGAAGAAGCTGAAGAAGGCCGAGGAGATCGTGCGCGAGGCGCGGCAGCTGCGGATGGAGGCCGAGCGCGACCTGGGCGAGGCGGGCCACGAGCCGGGCCTGCCCGGGCGAGGTCGCGACCGCGACCCCGACTGA
- a CDS encoding helix-turn-helix domain-containing protein, protein MGGGTAYLPRKPHPALAPYVISMAAYDMSLGAPGVHRGLPSPALTLVLPLGEAIDVGWSGAPATRAPRRSLLSGLHVAPAAIHHDGHQTGVQLMLTTSGARALLGLPAAALSRELVELDQLDAIAGAPQLRSLPERLHAEDDQEELLRLTETALLAGLSRHDGPGPRPEVARAQRALRHGIPVSEVAVEVGWSRRHLSEQFRAECGIGPKEYQRIARFQGSVRLLLEAGRAGRVRLADVAADAGYADQSHLTREWTALAGCTPTRWLAEEFPFVQDWRGEVDDDRP, encoded by the coding sequence GTGGGTGGGGGCACGGCATACCTGCCGAGGAAGCCGCACCCGGCGCTGGCGCCGTATGTCATCTCGATGGCGGCCTACGACATGTCGCTCGGCGCGCCGGGGGTGCACCGCGGCCTGCCGTCCCCCGCGCTGACGCTCGTGCTGCCGCTCGGCGAGGCGATCGACGTCGGCTGGTCCGGTGCGCCGGCCACCCGCGCGCCCCGCAGGTCGCTGCTCTCGGGGCTGCACGTGGCGCCCGCCGCGATCCACCACGACGGCCACCAGACCGGGGTGCAGCTCATGCTCACCACCTCCGGGGCCCGCGCGCTCCTCGGGCTGCCGGCTGCCGCGCTGTCGCGGGAGCTGGTCGAGCTCGACCAGCTCGACGCCATCGCCGGGGCGCCGCAGCTGCGCTCCCTGCCGGAGCGCCTGCACGCCGAGGACGACCAGGAGGAGTTGCTGCGTCTCACGGAGACCGCGCTGCTGGCCGGGCTGTCGCGGCACGACGGCCCCGGTCCCCGGCCCGAGGTCGCGCGGGCCCAGCGGGCGCTGCGGCACGGCATACCCGTCTCCGAGGTGGCTGTAGAGGTGGGGTGGAGCCGGCGCCACCTGTCCGAGCAGTTCCGGGCCGAGTGCGGCATCGGCCCCAAGGAGTACCAGCGCATCGCCCGCTTCCAGGGCTCCGTCCGGCTCCTGCTGGAGGCCGGGCGCGCGGGGCGGGTGCGCCTCGCCGACGTGGCGGCGGACGCGGGCTACGCCGACCAGTCGCACCTGACGCGGGAGTGGACCGCGCTCGCCGGGTGCACCCCGACCCGGTGGCTGGCCGAGGAGTTCCCGTTCGTCCAAGACTGGCGCGGCGAGGTCGACGACGATCGTCCGTGA
- a CDS encoding VOC family protein has translation MDVGMWLSLTCEDADAMMRWLTVLGFEERAVFREERDPSFVQNAEYRWAKGGGVMISTSAERSAWPVRPGTAAVYLLCDDPDELHARALAAGGTSLREPDDQDYGGRVAVVRDPEGNLWSVGTYAGA, from the coding sequence GTGGACGTGGGGATGTGGCTGAGCCTGACGTGCGAGGACGCCGACGCGATGATGCGCTGGCTGACCGTGCTGGGCTTCGAGGAGCGGGCGGTCTTCCGCGAGGAGCGGGACCCGTCGTTCGTCCAGAACGCCGAGTACCGGTGGGCGAAGGGCGGCGGGGTCATGATCTCGACCTCTGCCGAGCGGTCGGCGTGGCCGGTGCGCCCGGGCACCGCCGCGGTCTACCTGCTGTGCGACGACCCGGACGAGCTCCACGCGCGGGCGCTCGCGGCCGGGGGCACGTCGCTGCGCGAGCCGGACGACCAGGACTACGGCGGACGGGTCGCCGTCGTGCGCGACCCCGAGGGCAACCTCTGGTCGGTCGGGACCTACGCGGGGGCCTAG
- a CDS encoding glucose-1-phosphate adenylyltransferase family protein, producing MLTLPVGLRTLAVVQAGGAGSRMDVLTRERAKPALPFAGSCSLIDFPLSSLSASGVADVWVSVQYQSATLDAYLAGGRPWDLDRSRGGLRRLTPEEGSGTAHDAGFARGNADGLFRIRDDIAAFAPDVLVVLSADHVFSADLRPMISRHLERGAECTVLTSEVGVQEATHNMVVSTGRDGRVRAVDYKPSSTDNGTVAVEIFLYDPVVLVAELERLRAELHTEAEDAGDTGLGDFGEHLLPALVERGRTYADPLPGYWKDVGRPAVYLQAHRDLLAGRVDVFDHLDRPVLGTRVPGPPAWCAETAQVQDAMLTAGSRVRGTVRRSVLGPGVEVQTGAVVEDSVLLGDVVVEAGAVVRTAVLDERVVVGRDARVGETPAGTRLTDEAVTLVGRDSRIGRGAVVPAGGRLEPGSTT from the coding sequence GTGCTGACTCTTCCCGTGGGACTGCGGACGCTCGCGGTCGTCCAGGCGGGCGGCGCCGGCTCCCGCATGGACGTCCTGACGCGCGAGCGTGCCAAGCCCGCGCTGCCCTTCGCGGGCAGCTGCTCCCTCATCGACTTCCCGCTGTCGTCGCTCTCCGCGAGCGGGGTGGCCGACGTGTGGGTGAGCGTGCAGTACCAGTCCGCCACCCTCGACGCCTACCTCGCGGGCGGACGGCCGTGGGACCTCGACCGCAGCCGCGGCGGCCTCCGCCGGCTCACCCCCGAGGAGGGGTCGGGCACGGCGCACGACGCCGGCTTCGCGAGGGGCAACGCCGACGGGCTCTTCCGGATCCGCGACGACATCGCCGCCTTCGCACCGGACGTGCTCGTCGTGCTGTCCGCCGACCACGTCTTCTCCGCCGACCTGCGCCCGATGATCAGCCGCCACCTCGAGCGCGGCGCCGAGTGCACCGTCCTCACCTCGGAGGTCGGGGTGCAGGAGGCGACCCACAACATGGTCGTGTCCACCGGGCGCGACGGCCGGGTGCGCGCGGTGGACTACAAGCCGTCCTCGACGGACAACGGCACGGTCGCGGTCGAGATCTTCCTCTACGACCCCGTCGTCCTCGTCGCCGAGCTGGAGCGCCTGCGGGCCGAGCTGCACACCGAGGCCGAGGACGCGGGGGACACCGGCCTGGGCGACTTCGGCGAGCACCTGCTGCCCGCGCTCGTCGAGCGGGGTCGCACGTATGCCGATCCGCTCCCGGGCTACTGGAAGGACGTCGGCCGGCCTGCCGTCTACCTGCAGGCGCACCGCGACCTGCTCGCCGGACGCGTGGACGTCTTCGACCACCTGGACCGGCCGGTGCTGGGCACCCGCGTGCCCGGGCCGCCCGCCTGGTGCGCGGAAACGGCACAGGTCCAGGACGCCATGCTCACCGCGGGGAGCCGGGTGCGCGGGACCGTGCGTCGCAGCGTCCTCGGCCCTGGCGTCGAGGTGCAGACCGGGGCGGTGGTCGAGGACAGCGTCCTCCTGGGCGACGTCGTCGTGGAGGCCGGGGCCGTCGTGCGCACGGCCGTCCTGGACGAGCGCGTCGTGGTCGGGCGGGACGCCCGCGTGGGGGAGACCCCTGCCGGGACCCGGCTGACCGACGAGGCGGTCACGCTCGTGGGCCGCGACAGCCGGATCGGCCGGGGCGCCGTGGTCCCCGCCGGCGGCCGGCTGGAGCCGGGCTCGACGACCTGA
- a CDS encoding DUF6191 domain-containing protein, whose product MGLDDVIELFNPGHKHLAEERDRKRIEAQLPGSEADDDPSAATVDLDRGVILLPPAAAQQDAGTTAAGEVTDDA is encoded by the coding sequence ATGGGTCTCGACGACGTCATCGAGCTGTTCAACCCCGGGCACAAGCACCTGGCGGAGGAGCGCGACCGCAAGCGCATCGAGGCCCAGCTGCCCGGCTCCGAGGCCGACGACGACCCGAGCGCGGCCACCGTCGACCTCGACCGCGGGGTGATCCTCCTGCCCCCTGCAGCGGCTCAGCAGGACGCGGGCACCACGGCCGCCGGGGAGGTCACCGACGACGCCTGA